Below is a window of Paenibacillus bovis DNA.
CCAGACTCTGGGTGAGCAGCTGGAGATGATGGAAGAGAAGATTCGTACAATTCATTCATTTAAGGCGGAAGCTGAACAGCTGCGCGAGCAGGTTCGCGATGGACTGGCGAGGCTGAACAGTGAAGTAGAGAATTGATACGATTTAGCAGTCATTTGGTTAGTGACTGAATAGATTTCAGATTAGTGGTTAATATGTCAATGGATACATTAGTGTCTCTGAAGTACAGTTCATTCATTTTTGTTTTCTTTAAAACAGGCTTTCTTTACACACACCGAGTATCCGATGGAGCCGGTTTTTCCTTTTGTCTCTAAATACTTAGCAAAACAATAAAATGATTTTGATGTGAATCAGCAGGATCAAGGAGGAGTTTTTCATTATGAGTAGTAAACCAGCGACTGCAAAGCAGCTGCCACAGCAGGGCGGATTGTTATCCCAGCCCAAAGCCGTATGGGCCGTTGCTTTTGCCTGTGTTATTTCATTTATGGGTCTGGGCTTGGTTGACCCTATTCTACCGGCGATTGCGAGTCAATTGAACGCAACGCCAAGTCAGGTATCTCTGCTATTTACCAGCTATAATCTGGTAACCGGTCTGGCAATGCTGATTACCGGTGTCGTATCCAGCCGTATCGGTGTCAAATGGACATTGCTCAGCGGTGTTGTACTGATTATTATTTTCTCGGCACTTGGTGGTTATTCCAATACGATCGGCCAAATCGTCGGATTCCGCGGTGGTTGGGGACTTGGTAACGCGCTGTTCATCGCCACTGCATTGTCCGCTATCGTCGGATTGTCCACTTCCGGTACAGCCAAAGCGATTATTTTGTATGAAGCTGCACTCGGTCTTGGTATCTCTGTCGGCCCACTGCTCGGCGGCGAGCTGGGTTCGATCTCCTGGAGAGGTCCTTTCTTCGGTGTTAGTGTACTGATGCTGATCGGTTTTATCTTTATTATGGTGATGCTGCCCAAGATTCCAAAACCAAAAACACGCAGCACCCTGGCGGACCCGTTCCGCGCACTGAAATTCCCGGCACTGAAAACGCTGGCGATTGTTGCTTTTCTGTATAACTTTGGTTTCTTTACCCTGATGGCGTATTCTCCTTATGTAATGGGATTGGATGAGCATGGTCTCGGTTATGTATTCTTTGGCTGGGGAATTCTGCTGGCGATCACTTCCGTATTTGTGGCACCGAAGCTGCAGGCGCGCTTTAACCTGGCAGGTTCAATGGGCGTAATGCTTACCCTGTTCGCACTGGATCTGGTATTTATGGGTCTAGGTGCAGCGACAGGTTCACCGACACTGGTCATTATTGGTGTTATCGTAGCCGGTATTTTCCTTGGTATCAACAATACGCTGATTACTACAGCGGTCATGGAATCGGCTCCGGTCGAACGTTCGGTTGCTTCGGCAGCGTACAGCTTTGTTCGTTTCCTCGGTGGTGCGGTATCGCCGTTCCTGGCTGGTAAACTGGCAGAATGGTACAACTCGGCAACTCCGTTCTACTTTGGCGGTGCGATGGTGCTGGTAGCGGTTATCGTGCTGGCGGTACGTCGTCGTCATCTGGCGGGAATTGATGTGTCGCACGGGCATTGATTTTGCTTGTTTGCATCATCCGCTGCGCAAAGAGATTCTGCCATTCCCTCCGGTTAAGCAGGGAGATCTGGAATGACCACATAGTGGTCGATCTCCCTGCTTAAATGTCGGTCATTGGCAGAATTCTCTTTGCTCCGCTTGGTGCAGGGAAGTTGTATATCAATAGATGAAATGGAGGAACAGATCATGTCAGAAGTACAGGGAAGTTCAGCGTATGAGCGTATACTGGTAGCGGTAGATGGTTCGGAGCATGCGCAGCGCGCATTGGAGCATGCGGTGCAGCTGGTGAAATCTTTGAAAGCAGACAGTCGTCTGACGGTGCTGCATGTCAATCCGGTTATGATGGTGGCAGAGCCGCCGCTGGGAGTGGATGTGGATGAACGTCTGGATGAAGAAGGACATGCGGTAACCGAGCCGTATCGTACGTATTTGAATACGACAGGTGTACAGTATGAAGTTCGTTATCATACCGGTGATCCGGCGACTGTGATCTGTGATGCTGCCAATGATGAAAAGATGGATCTGGTCATTATGGGGACAAGTGGCAAAAGCGCAGTTTCCGAATTGTTCCTTGGCAGTGTGAGTCATAAGGTCATCCAGCATGCGGAATGTCCGGTTATGACAGTAAAATAAAAGAACGGATAAGAACTTACAAAGATTAATGGATAAGAACGTACAGAAGATTATATGTAATAATCCGTAGTTTTACTGGGTTTGCTTCGACTCTGGATAGATGATTTGAACGTATTGAGGTTAAAGCGAAAAGACTTATTGAGAATTAAAATATGGTTTTGATGTGCTTCTGTTTTTGTCGTATCCAGCGTGTGAACAGGTAATATGATAAATGGAAAAGCACCGATACATTATAGTCATGTATCGGTGCTTTTTTGTATTCGTTGGTCTTTGTTTCTATATAGCAGTGCATCGAACAGCCCGAATACGGCTATATAAATCGGCAAAATTTGTATATTTAGTGCAGCCAAGACAGAGACTACATATAGAACCAGTGCAATAGCCAGAAAAAGGGGCAGTACCAGCCGTTGTGCCACAAAATAACGAAGTAGTGCAGATAACAGACCTCCGCCGATCAGAATAAAGCTCCAGCTGGTCATTATCGCGAAGATGACTATTCCGATGAGGTCTCCCCAGCCGAAATGGATCAGATCGGTGTCCGAATCTCTATCCATAATCACGAGCAGGACAGGAACAATGGCCGAAGTTAGCAGTGTAACCCATACATAATGCTTGATCAGCGGATGCACAATACGATCTCCTTTTTCAAAAGGTGGATGATTATATTCCAGCATAGCGCAACCCATTAGCTTATTCAATGTGATGTTTTGGGTAGCCTTTTAATATTCTATATTTCACATTCCACATTCCATATTCAGTCAAGGAGGACACACAGTAACAATGAAAGCAAGATATTAAAATAGAAAGAACCCGGATCAATCGCCCGGGTTCTGCATATCCATATGATCGCTATCTACCTATAAGTTCATAGACAATACCTATAAATCGCTGGGTCTTGTAAGCTTATAAAATCATATTGTATTCCATTCCATATTCGCTTTTATATGCGTAACAGTAAATCCAATATTGGCGTATGGCTCCGTGCATATAACGAGCTGAATACCAATGGTCAATCGCCGAATGTCCTACACCATCACCTGAACCTGTTCAATAGCCGAGCGGATCACTTGGCAGGAATGATGGAACTGGCGCTGTTCATGTTCTTCCAGACGAAGTTCAATGATTTCCTGGATACCTTCTCCGGAAATAATAGCCGGTACGCCTGCGCATACATTCTGCTCGTTATACTCGCCATCGAGAATAGCGGAGACTGCGATAATCCGGTGCTCATCGTACAGAATCGAGCGGGCGATATGGGCGAGGGCATTGCCGATCCCGAACTGGGTGTGGCCTTTGCGGGTGAAAATTTCCCAGCCTGCATCCCTTGTCTTGAGCGCGACATCATCCAGACTCAGCTCCGGGAAGCGCAGCGCATGCTGTTCCATAATATGCAGCAGCGGCTTGCCGCCAATCGTCACATGCGACCAGGCGACAAATTGGGATTCGCCATGTTCACCGAGTACATAGCCGTGGACGCTGCGTGGATCGATAGAGAACACAT
It encodes the following:
- a CDS encoding MFS transporter, translating into MSSKPATAKQLPQQGGLLSQPKAVWAVAFACVISFMGLGLVDPILPAIASQLNATPSQVSLLFTSYNLVTGLAMLITGVVSSRIGVKWTLLSGVVLIIIFSALGGYSNTIGQIVGFRGGWGLGNALFIATALSAIVGLSTSGTAKAIILYEAALGLGISVGPLLGGELGSISWRGPFFGVSVLMLIGFIFIMVMLPKIPKPKTRSTLADPFRALKFPALKTLAIVAFLYNFGFFTLMAYSPYVMGLDEHGLGYVFFGWGILLAITSVFVAPKLQARFNLAGSMGVMLTLFALDLVFMGLGAATGSPTLVIIGVIVAGIFLGINNTLITTAVMESAPVERSVASAAYSFVRFLGGAVSPFLAGKLAEWYNSATPFYFGGAMVLVAVIVLAVRRRHLAGIDVSHGH
- a CDS encoding universal stress protein; this encodes MSEVQGSSAYERILVAVDGSEHAQRALEHAVQLVKSLKADSRLTVLHVNPVMMVAEPPLGVDVDERLDEEGHAVTEPYRTYLNTTGVQYEVRYHTGDPATVICDAANDEKMDLVIMGTSGKSAVSELFLGSVSHKVIQHAECPVMTVK